In Streptomyces sp. NBC_01707, a genomic segment contains:
- a CDS encoding ribonuclease D, producing the protein MTDAQETAADTSLRTTGGAPPDDVAPAPIPLLEPREGIPPVVASDDALARVVAAFAAGTGPVAVDAERASGYRYGQRAYLVQLRRNGAGSALIDPVGCPDLTSLGEALRGSEWILHAATQDLPCLREIGMSPTELFDTELAGRLAGFPRVGLGAIVENVLGYALEKGHSAVDWSTRPLPDPWLRYAALDVELLIDLRNALEEELDRQGKLEWAQEEFDAIASAPPAPPRKDPWRRTSGMHKVRRRRQMAVVRELWNARDQVAQRRDISPGKVLGDGAIIEAALSLPPNTQALTALPGFGHRMGRRQLEQWQAAIDRAKALPESELPQPGQPLLGPPPPRSWADKDPAAAARLSAARAAVSELAERLHMPQENLITPDTVRRVCWEPPKNPTPSAVEDALTTYGARRWQIEQVAPLLLRALTTATA; encoded by the coding sequence GTGACCGACGCCCAAGAGACCGCAGCAGACACTTCACTGCGAACCACCGGGGGCGCTCCCCCGGACGACGTCGCCCCGGCGCCGATCCCCTTGCTCGAACCTCGCGAGGGCATTCCCCCGGTGGTGGCCTCCGACGACGCCCTCGCCCGGGTGGTCGCGGCTTTCGCCGCGGGCACCGGCCCCGTCGCCGTCGATGCCGAGCGTGCATCCGGCTACCGCTACGGCCAGCGCGCCTATCTCGTACAGCTGCGGCGCAACGGCGCGGGCAGCGCCCTCATCGACCCGGTCGGCTGCCCCGACCTGACGTCGCTCGGCGAGGCGCTGCGCGGCAGCGAGTGGATCCTGCACGCCGCGACCCAGGACCTGCCCTGCCTGCGCGAAATAGGGATGTCTCCCACCGAACTCTTCGACACGGAGCTCGCCGGACGGCTGGCGGGCTTCCCGCGGGTCGGCCTCGGCGCGATCGTCGAGAACGTGCTCGGCTACGCACTGGAGAAGGGGCACTCCGCGGTCGACTGGTCCACCCGCCCGCTGCCCGACCCCTGGCTGCGCTACGCCGCACTCGATGTCGAGCTGCTGATCGACCTGCGCAACGCCCTGGAGGAGGAGCTCGACCGGCAGGGCAAGCTGGAGTGGGCGCAGGAGGAGTTCGACGCGATCGCCTCGGCACCGCCCGCTCCCCCGCGCAAGGACCCGTGGCGCCGCACGTCCGGTATGCACAAGGTGCGCCGCCGTCGTCAGATGGCGGTCGTACGGGAGCTGTGGAACGCCCGTGACCAGGTCGCGCAGCGCCGGGACATCTCGCCCGGCAAGGTCCTCGGGGACGGCGCGATCATCGAGGCGGCCCTCTCCCTCCCGCCGAACACCCAGGCGCTGACCGCCCTGCCGGGCTTCGGCCACCGCATGGGCCGGCGTCAGCTGGAGCAGTGGCAGGCGGCCATCGACCGGGCCAAGGCACTCCCCGAGTCCGAGCTCCCGCAGCCCGGCCAGCCCCTTCTGGGCCCGCCGCCGCCGCGCTCCTGGGCGGACAAGGACCCGGCGGCCGCGGCCCGGCTCTCGGCGGCCCGCGCCGCGGTGTCGGAGCTGGCCGAGCGGCTGCACATGCCGCAGGAGAACCTGATCACGCCGGACACCGTGCGCCGGGTCTGCTGGGAGCCGCCGAAGAACCCGACGCCGAGCGCGGTCGAGGACGCACTCACCACGTACGGGGCCCGGCGCTGGCAGATCGAACAGGTCGCGCCGCTCCTGCTGCGCGCCCTGACGACGGCGACGGCCTGA
- the hemQ gene encoding hydrogen peroxide-dependent heme synthase produces MSAPEKIPNAGKKAKDLNEVIRYTLWSVFKLRDVLPADRAGYADEVQELFDQLAAKDITVRGTYDVSGLRADADVMIWWHAETADELQEAYNLFRRTKLGLALEPVWSNMALHRPAEFNKSHIPAFLADETPRNYISVYPFVRSYDWYLLPDEDRRRMLADHGKMARGYPDVRANTVASFSLGDYEWILAFEADELYRIVDLMRHLRASEARMHVREEVPFYTGRRRSVADLVAGLA; encoded by the coding sequence ATGAGTGCGCCTGAGAAGATCCCCAACGCCGGCAAGAAGGCCAAGGACCTCAACGAGGTCATCCGCTACACGCTGTGGTCCGTCTTCAAGCTTCGTGATGTGCTCCCCGCCGACCGCGCCGGTTACGCCGACGAGGTCCAGGAGCTGTTCGACCAGCTCGCAGCCAAGGACATCACCGTCCGCGGCACCTATGACGTATCCGGCCTGCGTGCCGACGCCGACGTCATGATCTGGTGGCACGCCGAGACGGCGGACGAGCTGCAGGAGGCGTACAACCTCTTCCGGCGCACCAAGCTGGGCCTGGCGCTGGAGCCGGTCTGGTCGAACATGGCGCTGCACCGCCCCGCCGAGTTCAACAAGTCGCACATCCCGGCGTTCCTGGCCGACGAGACGCCGCGCAACTACATCAGCGTCTACCCCTTCGTGCGCAGCTACGACTGGTACCTGCTGCCCGACGAGGACCGCCGCCGGATGCTCGCGGACCACGGCAAGATGGCCCGTGGCTACCCCGACGTCCGGGCCAACACCGTCGCCTCCTTCTCGCTCGGCGACTACGAGTGGATCCTCGCCTTCGAGGCCGACGAGCTCTACCGCATCGTCGACCTCATGCGTCACCTGCGGGCCTCCGAGGCGCGGATGCACGTCCGCGAGGAGGTCCCCTTCTACACGGGCCGCAGGCGGTCCGTCGCAGACCTGGTGGCCGGGCTCGCGTAG
- the hemG gene encoding protoporphyrinogen oxidase, translating to MQRSTNRVDTGTGHVVVIGGGVAGLAAAHRLLATGLRVTLLEATDRLGGKLMTGEIAGTQVDLGAESMLARRPEAVDLARAVGLGDRLQPPATATAAVWTRGELRPMPKGHVMGVPGDPAALGGVLSPEGLARIAQERDLTPTAVGDDVAVGAYVADRLGREVVDRLVEPLLGGVYAGDAYRLSMRAAVPQLFELAREGGSLLDGVQRIQQQAAARRQTGPVFQGIDGGIGTLPDAVADAVRAAGGEILTATPVLGLTRTTEGWDIRTETRVITADGIVLATPAWSASTLLAAESPAASVELAGVEYASMALVTLAFRRSDVAATGALDGRSGFLVPPVDGRTIKASTFSTHKWQWVADAAPDLFVLRTSVGRYGEEDHLHREDTELVDVSLRDLAEATGLAAKPVDTEVTRWIGGLPQYPVGHLTRVARIRDEVAKLPALRVCGAVYDGVGIPACIASAHRAADEIAADLTGEIIATPTLVQGTRSEAGQ from the coding sequence ATGCAGCGTTCTACAAACCGCGTGGACACAGGTACGGGTCATGTCGTCGTCATCGGCGGCGGCGTCGCCGGACTCGCAGCCGCCCACCGGCTCCTGGCCACGGGGCTGCGGGTCACCCTCCTGGAGGCGACCGACCGGCTCGGCGGCAAGCTCATGACCGGTGAGATCGCGGGCACCCAGGTCGATCTGGGTGCGGAGTCGATGCTGGCCAGACGGCCGGAGGCGGTCGACCTGGCGCGAGCCGTCGGGCTCGGCGACCGGTTGCAGCCGCCCGCCACGGCCACGGCGGCGGTCTGGACACGCGGTGAACTGCGGCCGATGCCCAAGGGCCATGTGATGGGCGTGCCGGGCGACCCGGCCGCGCTCGGCGGGGTGCTGTCGCCGGAGGGTCTCGCCCGCATCGCGCAGGAGCGGGACCTCACCCCGACCGCCGTCGGCGACGACGTCGCGGTCGGTGCGTACGTCGCCGACCGGCTGGGCCGCGAGGTCGTCGACCGGCTCGTGGAACCGCTGCTCGGCGGGGTGTACGCGGGCGACGCCTACCGGCTCTCGATGCGTGCCGCCGTACCGCAGCTCTTCGAGCTGGCCCGGGAGGGCGGCTCGCTGCTCGACGGCGTACAGCGCATCCAGCAGCAGGCGGCGGCCCGTCGGCAGACCGGGCCGGTCTTCCAGGGCATCGACGGAGGCATCGGCACCCTGCCGGACGCGGTCGCCGACGCCGTGCGCGCGGCGGGCGGCGAGATCCTCACCGCCACGCCCGTGCTGGGTCTGACCCGCACCACCGAGGGCTGGGACATCCGCACGGAAACGCGGGTGATCACCGCCGACGGCATCGTCCTCGCCACCCCCGCCTGGTCCGCTTCCACGCTGCTGGCCGCCGAGTCCCCGGCCGCCTCCGTCGAGCTGGCAGGCGTCGAGTACGCGTCGATGGCGCTGGTCACCCTGGCGTTCCGGCGCTCCGACGTGGCTGCCACGGGCGCCCTCGACGGGCGCTCCGGTTTCCTCGTACCGCCGGTCGACGGGCGCACCATCAAGGCCTCCACCTTCTCCACCCACAAGTGGCAGTGGGTCGCCGACGCCGCCCCCGACCTGTTCGTCCTGCGCACCTCCGTCGGCCGGTACGGCGAGGAGGACCATCTGCACCGCGAGGACACCGAACTCGTCGACGTCTCGCTGCGCGACCTCGCCGAGGCGACCGGACTTGCCGCGAAGCCGGTGGACACCGAGGTCACCCGGTGGATCGGCGGCCTGCCCCAGTACCCCGTCGGTCATCTGACGCGGGTCGCCCGGATCCGCGACGAGGTCGCCAAGCTGCCGGCGCTGCGGGTCTGCGGAGCGGTGTACGACGGCGTCGGCATCCCCGCCTGCATCGCCAGTGCCCACCGGGCCGCGGACGAGATCGCCGCCGATCTCACGGGAGAGATCATTGCCACTCCCACCCTGGTTCAGGGCACACGGAGCGAGGCGGGACAATAG
- a CDS encoding response regulator transcription factor, with translation MSVLLEQPASLVAYRPNKPTAMVVVADPRVRSTVTRHLWALGVRDVIEASSIAEARPRVGNPRDICVADVHLPDGSGLTLLSETRAAGWPNGLALSAADDIGAVRNALAGGVKGYVVTGTRTNIGHPTRPGVAPIGANAARMHRRPPGTPSHPGGYRELSGREVEVLRLVAEGQSNKAIGVSMGLSALTVKSHLARIARKLGTGDRAGMVAVALRTGIIH, from the coding sequence GTGTCCGTTCTCCTCGAGCAGCCCGCAAGCCTGGTCGCCTACCGCCCGAACAAGCCGACGGCCATGGTCGTCGTGGCCGACCCGCGCGTCCGTTCCACCGTCACCCGCCATCTGTGGGCACTCGGAGTACGTGACGTCATCGAGGCGTCGTCCATCGCGGAGGCCCGTCCCCGCGTCGGCAACCCGCGCGACATCTGTGTTGCCGACGTCCATCTGCCCGACGGTTCCGGGCTGACCCTGCTGTCCGAAACCCGAGCCGCCGGCTGGCCGAACGGCCTCGCCCTCTCCGCCGCCGATGACATCGGCGCCGTACGCAATGCCCTCGCGGGCGGCGTGAAGGGCTATGTCGTCACCGGCACACGTACCAATATCGGCCACCCCACCCGCCCCGGCGTCGCTCCCATCGGCGCCAATGCCGCCCGTATGCACCGCCGGCCCCCCGGCACCCCGAGCCACCCGGGCGGCTACCGCGAACTGTCCGGCCGCGAGGTGGAGGTCCTCCGGCTGGTCGCCGAAGGGCAGTCCAACAAGGCCATCGGCGTCTCCATGGGGCTGTCCGCCCTCACCGTCAAGAGCCACCTCGCCCGCATCGCCCGCAAGCTCGGCACCGGAGACCGCGCCGGAATGGTCGCCGTGGCCCTGCGCACGGGCATCATCCACTGA
- a CDS encoding FAD-dependent oxidoreductase produces MTAERLVVIGGDAAGMSAASQARRLKGPEELSIVAFERGHFSSYSACGIPYWVSGDVAERDDLIARSPEEHRARDIDLRMRTEVTEIDVAGQRVRALDRESGETYWTGFDKLVIATGARPVRPALPGMDAAGVHGVQTLDDGQALLNSLDRAPGRRAVVVGAGYIGVEMAEALLKHGFQVTVLNRGEQPMATLDPDMGRLVHDAMDGLGITTVNRAEVTKILTGADGRVTAVATDDASHPADVVVLGIGVEPETTLARAAGLPVGPHGGLLTDLSMRVVGHDNIWAGGDCVEVLDLVAGRTRHIALGTHANKHGQIIGANVGGGYGTFPGVVGTAVSKVCDLEIARTGLREKDAHAVGLRFVTATIESTGRAGYYPGAQLMTVKMLAEYRTGRLLGVQIVGRDGAAKRVDIAAVALTAGMTVEQLTALDLGYAPPFSPVWDPVLVAARKAVQAVRRAGTS; encoded by the coding sequence ATGACAGCGGAGCGACTGGTGGTCATCGGTGGGGACGCGGCCGGCATGTCCGCCGCGTCCCAGGCCCGCAGGCTCAAGGGACCGGAGGAGCTGAGCATCGTCGCCTTCGAGCGGGGTCACTTCAGCTCGTACTCCGCCTGCGGCATCCCGTACTGGGTCAGCGGCGACGTGGCGGAACGGGACGACCTCATCGCCCGTTCGCCCGAGGAGCACCGGGCCCGCGACATCGACCTGCGGATGCGCACCGAGGTGACGGAGATCGATGTCGCCGGGCAGCGGGTCCGGGCGCTCGACCGGGAGAGCGGGGAGACCTACTGGACCGGCTTCGACAAGCTGGTGATCGCGACGGGGGCCCGGCCGGTGCGTCCGGCACTGCCCGGCATGGACGCGGCGGGAGTGCACGGCGTGCAGACCCTGGACGACGGCCAGGCCCTGCTGAACTCCCTGGACCGGGCGCCGGGGCGGCGCGCGGTCGTCGTCGGCGCCGGATACATCGGTGTCGAGATGGCGGAGGCGCTGCTGAAGCACGGCTTCCAGGTGACCGTGCTCAACCGCGGCGAGCAGCCCATGGCGACGCTCGACCCCGACATGGGGCGCCTGGTCCACGACGCGATGGACGGGCTGGGCATCACGACGGTGAACCGGGCCGAGGTCACCAAGATCCTCACCGGAGCGGACGGCCGCGTGACCGCGGTCGCCACGGACGACGCGAGCCACCCGGCGGATGTGGTGGTGCTCGGCATCGGTGTCGAACCGGAGACGACACTCGCCCGCGCGGCAGGCCTGCCGGTCGGCCCGCACGGCGGTCTGCTCACCGATCTGTCGATGCGGGTCGTCGGACACGACAACATCTGGGCAGGCGGCGACTGTGTCGAGGTCCTCGACCTGGTGGCGGGCCGCACCCGGCATATCGCGCTGGGCACCCATGCCAACAAGCACGGCCAGATCATCGGGGCCAATGTCGGCGGCGGCTACGGAACGTTCCCGGGGGTGGTGGGCACCGCGGTCAGCAAGGTCTGCGATCTGGAGATCGCCCGCACGGGGCTGCGCGAGAAGGACGCCCACGCGGTGGGGCTGCGGTTCGTCACGGCGACGATCGAGTCGACGGGCCGGGCGGGTTACTACCCGGGCGCCCAGCTGATGACGGTCAAGATGCTCGCGGAGTACCGCACGGGCCGACTGCTCGGGGTGCAGATCGTGGGACGGGACGGGGCGGCGAAGCGGGTGGACATCGCCGCGGTCGCGCTCACCGCGGGCATGACGGTGGAGCAGCTGACGGCGCTCGACCTCGGGTACGCCCCGCCGTTCTCGCCGGTCTGGGACCCCGTCCTGGTGGCGGCGCGGAAGGCGGTGCAGGCGGTACGGCGGGCGGGCACCTCCTGA
- a CDS encoding DUF4349 domain-containing protein, producing MQPGRHPDRSSTHRSRTVLAAGTLAALLVLSGCGAGDSADNKSAAGDSAKYAAPRAERGAAGAADQGSAENGSAAKKKPSTLSTPQIIRKAELSVEVKSVPKAVAAARAAVESAGGLVSSESTDRLDGTHEVSHIVLRVPQGEYDAVLQELAGGGKLLSRTTTAKDVTDQVVDVESRIATQRASVTRVRKLMDQADKLADVVTLEGELSNRQAELESLLAQQESLKDRTTLATITLSLSEPESASNSKDDDPGFLDALGGGWHAFVTTVRWIAMAVGAAAPFLAAAAGLLLLGRLLRTWLARRRVTREPQASQPDEQAPAAPEAPTTP from the coding sequence ATGCAGCCAGGACGCCATCCGGACCGCTCGTCCACCCACCGTTCGCGAACGGTCCTCGCCGCCGGGACGCTCGCCGCGCTCCTCGTGCTGAGCGGCTGCGGGGCGGGTGACAGCGCGGACAACAAGAGCGCGGCGGGAGACAGCGCCAAGTACGCGGCCCCCCGCGCGGAACGCGGCGCCGCCGGGGCTGCGGACCAGGGGTCCGCAGAGAACGGCTCGGCGGCGAAGAAGAAGCCCTCCACGCTCTCCACCCCCCAAATCATCCGCAAGGCCGAGCTCTCCGTGGAGGTGAAGAGTGTGCCGAAGGCGGTCGCGGCCGCCCGAGCGGCGGTGGAGAGCGCCGGCGGTCTGGTGTCGAGCGAGTCCACCGACCGGCTCGACGGCACTCATGAGGTGTCGCACATCGTGCTGCGGGTGCCGCAGGGTGAGTACGACGCCGTGCTGCAGGAGCTGGCGGGTGGCGGAAAGCTGCTGTCCCGGACGACGACGGCGAAGGACGTCACCGATCAGGTCGTCGACGTGGAGAGCCGGATCGCCACCCAGCGGGCGAGCGTCACCCGGGTACGGAAGCTGATGGACCAGGCCGACAAGCTCGCCGATGTGGTCACTCTGGAAGGAGAACTGAGCAACCGTCAGGCCGAGCTGGAGTCGCTCCTCGCCCAGCAGGAGTCACTGAAGGACCGCACCACCCTGGCGACGATCACGCTCAGCCTTTCCGAGCCGGAGTCCGCGTCGAACAGCAAGGACGACGATCCGGGGTTCCTGGACGCGCTCGGCGGCGGCTGGCACGCGTTCGTGACGACGGTCCGGTGGATCGCGATGGCCGTGGGTGCGGCGGCGCCGTTCCTGGCCGCGGCGGCGGGGCTGCTGCTGCTCGGACGGCTGCTGCGCACCTGGCTCGCCCGACGCCGGGTGACGCGGGAGCCTCAGGCGTCCCAGCCGGACGAGCAGGCTCCCGCAGCACCGGAGGCTCCGACCACCCCTTGA
- a CDS encoding acetyl-CoA C-acyltransferase, giving the protein MPRTIRDVVFVDGVRTPFGKAGPKGIYHETRADDLVVKAIRELLRRNPDLDPARIDEVAIAATTQIGDQGLTLGRTAGILAGLPQSVPGYSIDRMCAGALTAVTSTAGSIAFGAYDVVVAGGVEHMGRHPMGEGVDPNPRFVSEKLVDESALFMGMTAENLHDRYPQITKLRADEYAVRSQEKAAKAYANGKIQQDLVPVSVRRTNAEAGETGWGLVTADEPMRPGTTLESLAGLKTPFRPHGRVTAGNAAGLNDGATASLLAAEDVARELGLPVKMRLVSYAFAGVEPEVMGYGPIPATEKALAKAGLSIGDIGLFEINEAFAVQVLAFLDHYGIADDDARVNQYGGAIAYGHPLASSGVRLMTQLARQFEEQPQVRYGLTTMCVGFGMGATVIWENPNFDGGNA; this is encoded by the coding sequence GTGCCTCGTACCATCCGGGACGTCGTCTTCGTCGACGGCGTCCGCACCCCGTTCGGCAAAGCGGGCCCGAAGGGCATCTACCACGAGACCCGCGCCGACGATCTCGTCGTGAAGGCCATCCGGGAGCTGCTGCGCCGCAACCCGGACCTGGACCCGGCCCGTATCGACGAGGTCGCCATCGCCGCGACCACCCAGATCGGCGACCAGGGTCTGACGCTGGGCCGGACCGCCGGAATCCTGGCCGGTCTGCCGCAGTCCGTCCCCGGTTACTCCATCGACCGCATGTGTGCGGGCGCCCTGACCGCCGTCACGTCGACGGCCGGTTCCATCGCCTTCGGCGCGTACGACGTCGTCGTCGCCGGCGGTGTCGAGCACATGGGCCGCCACCCGATGGGCGAGGGCGTGGACCCGAACCCGCGCTTCGTCTCGGAGAAGCTGGTCGACGAGTCCGCCCTGTTCATGGGCATGACCGCGGAGAACCTGCACGACCGGTACCCGCAGATCACCAAGCTCCGCGCCGACGAGTACGCGGTCCGCTCGCAGGAGAAGGCCGCCAAGGCGTACGCCAACGGCAAGATCCAGCAGGACCTGGTGCCGGTCTCCGTGCGCCGCACCAACGCCGAGGCCGGCGAGACGGGCTGGGGCCTGGTCACCGCCGACGAGCCGATGCGTCCGGGCACCACGCTGGAGTCCCTTGCCGGTCTGAAGACCCCGTTCCGCCCCCACGGCCGCGTCACCGCCGGTAACGCCGCGGGTCTCAACGACGGCGCCACGGCCTCCCTGCTCGCCGCCGAGGACGTCGCGCGCGAGCTCGGCCTCCCGGTGAAGATGCGCCTCGTCTCGTACGCCTTCGCAGGTGTCGAGCCCGAGGTCATGGGCTACGGCCCGATCCCCGCGACGGAGAAGGCCCTCGCCAAGGCCGGTCTGTCGATCGGTGACATCGGCCTGTTCGAGATCAACGAGGCGTTCGCCGTCCAGGTGCTCGCCTTCCTCGACCACTACGGCATCGCCGACGACGACGCGCGCGTCAACCAGTACGGCGGCGCCATCGCGTACGGTCACCCGCTGGCCTCGTCGGGTGTGCGTCTGATGACGCAGCTGGCCCGTCAGTTCGAGGAGCAGCCGCAGGTGCGCTACGGCCTGACCACCATGTGCGTCGGCTTCGGCATGGGCGCGACGGTCATCTGGGAGAACCCGAACTTCGACGGAGGCAACGCGTGA
- the hemE gene encoding uroporphyrinogen decarboxylase, translating into MSSNDRPSGQQTKTSATHESAFLKACRREPVPHTPVWFMRQAGRSLPEYLKVREGIAMLDSCMMPELVTEITLQPVRRHKVDAAIYFSDIVVPLKAIGIDLDIKPGVGPVIADPIRTRADLARLRDLTPEDVHYVTEAIGMLTAELGPTPLIGFAGAPFTLASYLVEGGPSRNHERTKAMMYGEPELWADLLDRLAEITGAFLKVQIEAGASAVQLFDSWVGALAPADYRRSVMPASAKVFDAVAPYGVPRIHFGVGTGELLGLMGEAGADVVGVDWRVPMDEGARRVGPGKALQGNLDPAVLFAPTATVEAKAREVLDAAAGLEGHVFNLGHGVMPTTDPDALTRLVEYVHTQTAR; encoded by the coding sequence GTGAGCTCCAACGATCGCCCCTCGGGCCAGCAGACGAAGACCTCCGCCACCCATGAGTCGGCGTTCCTGAAGGCGTGCCGCCGCGAGCCGGTGCCCCACACGCCGGTCTGGTTCATGCGTCAGGCAGGGCGGTCGCTGCCCGAATACCTGAAGGTGCGCGAGGGCATCGCCATGCTCGACTCCTGCATGATGCCGGAGCTGGTCACCGAGATCACGCTGCAGCCCGTCCGCCGCCACAAGGTCGACGCGGCGATCTACTTCAGCGACATCGTCGTCCCGCTCAAGGCCATCGGGATCGACCTCGACATCAAGCCCGGTGTCGGCCCGGTCATCGCCGACCCGATCCGGACCCGCGCCGATCTCGCCCGGCTGCGCGACCTCACGCCGGAGGACGTCCACTACGTCACCGAAGCCATCGGCATGCTCACCGCCGAGCTCGGCCCGACGCCGCTCATCGGATTCGCCGGAGCGCCGTTCACTCTCGCGAGCTACCTCGTGGAGGGCGGCCCGTCCCGCAACCACGAGCGCACCAAGGCCATGATGTACGGCGAGCCTGAGCTCTGGGCCGACCTCCTCGACCGGCTGGCGGAGATCACCGGCGCGTTCCTGAAGGTGCAGATCGAGGCGGGCGCCTCGGCCGTGCAGCTCTTCGACTCGTGGGTCGGTGCGCTCGCCCCCGCCGACTACCGCCGCTCCGTGATGCCCGCCTCCGCGAAGGTCTTCGACGCCGTCGCCCCGTACGGTGTCCCGCGCATCCACTTCGGTGTCGGCACCGGCGAACTGCTCGGGCTGATGGGCGAGGCGGGCGCGGATGTCGTCGGCGTCGACTGGCGGGTCCCGATGGACGAGGGCGCGCGCCGGGTCGGACCTGGCAAGGCACTTCAGGGCAACCTCGACCCGGCGGTGCTGTTCGCGCCGACGGCGACGGTGGAGGCGAAGGCACGCGAGGTGCTGGACGCGGCCGCCGGTCTGGAAGGCCATGTCTTCAACCTGGGCCACGGTGTGATGCCGACGACCGACCCGGACGCGCTGACGCGGCTCGTCGAGTACGTACACACGCAGACCGCTCGCTGA
- a CDS encoding DUF3000 domain-containing protein has translation MAPAQGQFSEQSDGADSKDSAEGSSVPPAFRSAVEALRSARLRPELEVEPTRPPQRLAPYAYAVEAAVVDGEDDLADGRLVLLHDPAGHEAWHGTFRLVTLVRAELEPEMASDPLLPEVCWSWLTGALEARGLSYGEAGGTVTRAGSHYFGALSERRPATQIEIRASWTPREGRGGAPDTAAHLVAWGDLLCQIAGLPPSGPADAAVVTLPQRRGPQVP, from the coding sequence ATGGCTCCGGCTCAGGGACAATTTTCCGAACAATCCGATGGCGCTGACAGCAAGGACAGTGCGGAGGGCAGTTCCGTCCCGCCCGCGTTCCGGTCGGCGGTGGAGGCGTTGCGCTCGGCGCGGCTCCGCCCCGAGCTGGAAGTGGAGCCGACTCGGCCGCCTCAGCGTCTCGCTCCGTACGCGTACGCCGTGGAGGCGGCGGTCGTCGACGGCGAGGACGATCTCGCGGACGGCCGCCTCGTGCTGCTCCACGATCCTGCCGGGCACGAAGCGTGGCACGGCACGTTCCGTCTGGTGACGCTGGTCCGCGCCGAGCTGGAGCCGGAGATGGCTTCCGACCCGCTGCTGCCGGAGGTGTGCTGGTCCTGGCTGACCGGTGCGCTGGAGGCGCGCGGTCTGTCGTACGGGGAGGCGGGCGGCACGGTCACCCGCGCGGGGTCGCACTACTTCGGTGCGCTGTCCGAGCGGCGCCCGGCGACGCAGATCGAGATCCGGGCGTCCTGGACCCCCCGCGAGGGGCGAGGTGGAGCACCGGACACGGCGGCACATCTGGTGGCGTGGGGGGATCTGCTGTGCCAGATCGCCGGTCTGCCGCCGTCGGGTCCGGCCGACGCGGCGGTGGTGACGCTGCCTCAGCGGCGCGGCCCACAGGTCCCGTAA